A stretch of the Candidatus Hydrogenedentota bacterium genome encodes the following:
- a CDS encoding ABC transporter ATP-binding protein has product MTNDIFIEVENLTAHYGERKVLDDISFSIKRGEIFVIIGGSGCGKTTLLKHMTGLLRPTAGSIRYDGNDITKMNEDELNLVQRNIGIAFQSGALFNSMTVGDNVALPLREYGKVDEALIPAIVRLKLSLVGLGAAEGLLPDELSGGMKKRAGLARAMSLDPPIVYFDEPSAGLDPIMASGLDELVLNLRKLLGITFVIVTHELESIKKIADRILMLDLGKVVFLGDLEQVQSCDNERTRQFFERRADAFIAQRSL; this is encoded by the coding sequence ATGACGAACGACATCTTCATAGAAGTCGAGAACCTGACCGCGCACTACGGCGAGCGCAAAGTGCTCGACGACATCTCGTTTTCGATTAAGCGCGGCGAGATCTTCGTCATCATCGGCGGCAGCGGATGCGGCAAGACGACTCTGCTGAAGCACATGACCGGTTTGCTGCGTCCGACGGCGGGTAGTATTCGCTACGACGGCAACGACATCACGAAGATGAACGAGGACGAGCTGAACCTCGTGCAACGCAACATCGGCATTGCGTTTCAGTCGGGCGCCCTCTTCAATTCGATGACCGTCGGCGACAACGTGGCCCTGCCCCTGCGCGAATATGGCAAAGTAGACGAGGCGCTGATCCCGGCTATCGTGCGGCTGAAGCTCAGCCTCGTCGGCCTCGGGGCTGCGGAAGGATTGCTTCCCGACGAGCTTTCCGGGGGTATGAAAAAGCGCGCCGGGCTGGCCCGGGCCATGTCTTTGGACCCGCCCATCGTGTATTTTGACGAGCCTTCGGCGGGGCTGGACCCGATTATGGCCTCCGGTTTGGACGAACTCGTATTGAACTTACGCAAGCTTTTGGGGATTACGTTCGTAATTGTCACACACGAGCTGGAATCGATAAAAAAGATTGCGGACCGCATTTTGATGCTGGATTTGGGTAAAGTGGTGTTTCTGGGAGACCTGGAACAGGTCCAGTCCTGCGACAACGAGCGGACCCGGCAATTCTTCGAGCGCCGTGCCGACGCGTTCATTGCCCAGCGGAGTCTGTGA
- a CDS encoding ABC transporter permease translates to MSDARIACPNRLDQETGRTLLAAVRERRPKKGDSVVLDFSGTESMDSRGGAWLIAIADLARSRHAELKWEGQTGQVAEFMELIEPGLAAALRRGSERTSFLVSLGDQGIKFYQELRQGIDLIVDAMYWTLIAPLEGRGFRVGLCVDEMHEMGVRAIGIIALMNFLLGLTIAMLSAAQLRTFGLGIYVADLVMIGFSRELAAVMTAVIVSARTGAAIAAELSTMKVQEEIDALRGMGLNVAQFLVAPKLVALVVVMPCLVALGMFSGVLGGMVWGTLVLGFRWDYWLHETLNAARIGDISQGLLKGFFFAIALVLVGCHNGLRVEGGSRGVGLMTTRAVVMDSFLIIVIDMIFATIFYYVLD, encoded by the coding sequence ATGAGCGACGCGCGTATCGCATGCCCAAACCGGCTGGACCAAGAGACGGGCCGCACCCTGCTTGCGGCGGTGCGCGAACGCCGCCCCAAGAAAGGCGACTCCGTCGTGCTCGATTTCTCGGGCACGGAATCGATGGATTCGCGCGGCGGCGCGTGGCTGATCGCGATTGCGGATCTCGCTCGGTCGCGCCACGCGGAACTGAAGTGGGAAGGCCAGACCGGCCAAGTCGCGGAATTCATGGAATTGATCGAGCCGGGACTAGCGGCGGCATTGCGTCGCGGCTCGGAGCGCACGAGTTTTCTCGTATCGCTCGGAGACCAAGGCATCAAGTTCTACCAGGAATTGCGCCAGGGCATCGACCTCATCGTAGATGCCATGTACTGGACCTTGATCGCGCCGCTGGAAGGACGCGGATTTCGCGTGGGCCTGTGCGTCGACGAGATGCACGAAATGGGCGTGCGCGCCATCGGCATCATCGCCCTGATGAACTTCCTGCTGGGGTTGACGATTGCCATGTTGTCGGCGGCGCAGTTGCGCACCTTCGGACTGGGCATCTACGTGGCCGACTTGGTGATGATCGGTTTCTCGCGCGAATTGGCCGCGGTCATGACGGCCGTCATTGTATCCGCGCGAACCGGCGCGGCCATCGCGGCGGAACTGTCGACCATGAAGGTGCAGGAGGAAATCGACGCGTTGCGCGGCATGGGACTCAACGTCGCGCAATTCCTCGTCGCGCCCAAACTCGTGGCGTTGGTTGTGGTAATGCCGTGTCTGGTGGCCTTGGGCATGTTTTCCGGCGTGCTCGGCGGCATGGTCTGGGGCACCTTGGTGCTCGGCTTCCGCTGGGACTACTGGCTGCATGAAACGCTCAATGCGGCCCGCATCGGCGACATCAGCCAGGGGCTGCTGAAGGGCTTCTTCTTCGCGATTGCCCTGGTGCTGGTCGGGTGTCACAACGGACTGCGCGTGGAAGGCGGCTCGCGCGGCGTAGGCCTCATGACGACCCGCGCCGTGGTGATGGACAGCTTTCTGATCATCGTGATTGATATGATATTCGCGACGATTTTCTATTACGTGCTGGATTGA